The proteins below are encoded in one region of Chrysemys picta bellii isolate R12L10 chromosome 4, ASM1138683v2, whole genome shotgun sequence:
- the LOC112061465 gene encoding olfactory receptor 10K1-like produces MPRGNESTVSLFLLLGFSSLEERQVLLFLVFSPVYVIILTSNITIMAAISVDRSLHTPMYFLLFALSFSETCTTMAVVPKLLVSLLSGNQTISFLGCAAQMFCFFGFGGTNCFLLSAMAYDRYVAICKPLQYPVVINRRVCVELVAVSCATGFLIALGISSLIFSLPFCGPNAIRHFFCDISPVLRLACSDHRIIGIAIVFLCAFVLLGTFTGIILSYIYILAAILKIRSATGRRKTFSTCASHLIVVITHFSCAFFVYLIPKSTASLDEDTLIALSYTLFSPMLNPVVYSLRNREVKSALRKLTTHTFLSPKM; encoded by the coding sequence ATGCCCAGAGGAAATGAGAGCACCGTGTCTCTATTTCTGCTGCTGGGATTCTCCAGTCTAGAAGAGCGGCAGGTACTGCTTTTCCTGGTGTTCTCCCCGGTGTACGTGATAATCCTGACCTCCAACATCACCATCATGGCAGCCATCAGTGTTGATCGGAGCCTCcatacccccatgtacttcttacTCTTCGCTTTGTCCTTCTCGGAAACCTGCACCACTATGGCTGTCGTCCCCAAGCTGCTGGTGAGTTTGCTGTCGGGAAACCAAACAATTTCTTTCCTGGGATGCGCTGCTCAAATGTTCTGCTTCTTTGGCTTCGGGGGCACAAATTGTTTCCTGCTGTCAGCCATGGCTTACGATCGCTATGTGGCCATATGTAAGCCGCTGCAATACCCAGTTGTGATAAACAGGAGGGTTTGCGTTGAGCTGGTCGCCGTTTCATGTGCAACTGGCTTTCTTATAGCACTAGGCATCAGTTCCCTTATATTCAGTTTGCCCTTCTGTGGGCCCAATGCCATCagacatttcttctgtgacatctcGCCCGTTCTGAGGCTGGCGTGCAGTGACCATCGTATCATTGGGATTGCCATTGTTTTTCTGTGTGCCTTTGTTTTGCTAGGCACCTTCACAGGAATCATCCTCTCTTACATCTATATCCTCGCCGCCATCCTGAAGATCCGCTCTGCCACAGGCAGGCGCAAGAccttctccacctgcgcctcccaTCTCATCGTTGTGATCACACACTTCAGCTGTGCTTTTTTTGTGTATTTAATACCCAAATCAACTGCTTCCCTAGATGAGGACACTTTGATTGCCTTGTCTTATACCTTGTTTAGTCCTATGTTGAACCCTGTGGTTTATAGTCTGAGAAACAGGGAAGTTAAATCAGCCCTAAGGAAATTAACTACCCACACATTTCTTTCTCCAAAAATGTGA
- the LOC135983299 gene encoding olfactory receptor 5AR1-like — MGERNRTLVTEFILLGFTDNLKLQVTLFVVFLLIYLLILMGNLTLVTLIRTDSRLHTPMYFFISNLALLDVGYSTIIIPSTLMTFVARSKVISVTGCTVQFFFFSIAISCECWLLSVMAYDRFTAICSPLLYTVIMSKRFCVLLVLGSYFMSCLNSMVQTAFIFHLSFCDAYINHFFCDVPPIVKLSCSDTHITDIVHFTCATMLVTTTILIILVSYIYIVVTILRINSAKDQRKAFSTCASHLMAVTIFYGTGSFMYLRPSSKSSMDQDKIISVFYTLVIPMLNPLIYSLRNKEVKEAFRRMRERKVFSL, encoded by the coding sequence ATGGGAGAGAGAAATCGCACTCTGGTGACTGAGTTCATCTTGTTGGGATTCACAGACAACCTGAAGCTGCAGGTCACCCTCTTTGTAGTGTTTCTGTTGATCTACTTGCTGATCCTAATGGGGAACCTCACCTTGGTCACCTTAATCAGGACTGACTCCCgacttcacacccccatgtactttttcatcAGCAACCTGGCCCTCTTAGATGTCGGCTACTCCACCATCATAATTCCCAGCACGCTGATGACCTTTGTAGCAAGGAGCAAGGTCATTTCAGTCACTGGATGCACTGTGcagtttttcttcttctccatcGCCATCTCTTGTGAATGCTGGCTGTTGAGTGTGATGGCGTATGACCGCTTCACGGCCATCTGCAGCCCATTGCTCTACACCGTCATCATGTCCAAGCGGTTCTgcgtgctgctggtgctggggtcaTATTTCATGAGCTGTCTGAATTCAATGGTTCAAACTGCATTTATATTCCATTTGTCATTCTGTGATGCCTAtatcaatcatttcttctgtgatgtgcccCCCATTGTGAAGCTGTCCTGCTCCGACACCCACATCACAGACATTGTTCATTTCACCTGTGCAACAATGCTAGTAACAACTACCATCCTGATTATCCTCGTCTCCTATATATACATCGTGGTCACTATCCTAAGGATCAACTCTGCCAAGGACCaacgcaaagccttctccacctgcgcctcccacctgATGGCCGTCACCATCTTCTACGGAACGGGCTCTTTCATGTATTTACGGCCTAGTTCAAAGTCTTCCATGGATCAGGACAAAATCATCTCTGTGTTTTATACCCTTgtgatccccatgctgaaccccctgatctacagcctgaggaataAAGAGGTCAAAGAGGCCTTTAGGAGGATGAGAGAGAGGAAGGTTTTTTCTCTGTAA